The following are encoded in a window of Gloeocapsa sp. DLM2.Bin57 genomic DNA:
- a CDS encoding ThiF family adenylyltransferase translates to MNRRDTKFQLKRSLSIKFDQERPIIWIGKLPPNAIKIEHPPFYLAKMLEILSEPHTFEDLWQKIKFEYPQCHHSELKDFFINLLKLGVISPQFTEGRYHRHQLYFDLFQISPEHYYQTLSSKTVGLIGSGGIGSTAALLLTTAGVGTLILSDEDFLEESNLTRTILFEESDIGTRKVISAKARLESRNQETTIIPVMKMCDGVDFLKEYFSQCDVMLVSADSPSEIHLWVNQAAVELKIPYITAGYVEIFGSVGPFIVPDMTACYNCHLLDTKQIPKRFRQLNHNFQTASYGPLNGLVASIVVNEILRYLLNLETKTLGMQMLINFSDYTMSFIEYKKNSKCYCQQLNN, encoded by the coding sequence ATGAATAGACGCGATACTAAGTTTCAATTAAAAAGGTCTTTATCAATTAAATTTGATCAAGAGCGTCCAATTATTTGGATTGGGAAATTACCCCCCAATGCTATCAAAATTGAACATCCTCCTTTTTATCTGGCGAAAATGCTAGAAATTTTATCAGAGCCTCATACTTTTGAGGATCTCTGGCAAAAAATTAAATTTGAATATCCTCAGTGTCATCATAGCGAACTTAAAGATTTTTTTATCAATCTTTTGAAACTAGGAGTAATCTCTCCTCAATTTACAGAAGGAAGATACCACCGTCATCAGTTATATTTTGATCTTTTTCAAATTTCACCAGAGCATTATTATCAGACACTTTCTAGCAAAACAGTAGGATTAATTGGCTCTGGAGGAATAGGTTCAACGGCTGCACTGTTACTTACAACGGCTGGTGTAGGGACTCTTATTTTATCTGATGAGGATTTTCTCGAAGAGAGTAATTTAACTCGAACAATTCTTTTTGAAGAATCTGATATCGGGACTCGCAAAGTCATCTCAGCAAAAGCTAGATTGGAGTCTAGAAATCAAGAAACTACTATTATTCCCGTAATGAAGATGTGCGATGGGGTTGATTTTCTCAAAGAATATTTCTCTCAATGTGATGTCATGCTTGTGTCTGCTGATAGCCCATCAGAGATACATCTGTGGGTTAATCAAGCAGCCGTTGAATTAAAGATCCCGTATATAACTGCCGGATATGTGGAAATTTTCGGATCAGTAGGACCTTTTATTGTACCAGACATGACTGCCTGTTATAACTGTCATCTCCTCGATACAAAGCAAATACCTAAAAGATTTAGACAATTAAATCATAATTTTCAAACAGCATCCTATGGACCTCTAAATGGACTTGTTGCAAGTATAGTTGTGAATGAAATTTTAAGGTATCTACTTAATCTAGAGACAAAAACTCTTGGAATGCAAATGCTTATAAATTTTAGTGATTATACTATGTCATTTATAGAGTATAAAAAAAATAGTAAATGCTATTGTCAGCAATTAAATAATTAG